One window of Nymphaea colorata isolate Beijing-Zhang1983 chromosome 11, ASM883128v2, whole genome shotgun sequence genomic DNA carries:
- the LOC116264050 gene encoding sucrose synthase 4-like: protein MATRSLTRVLSMRERVEDTLSAHRNELVSLLSSFVEQGKGILQPHQLLAEFERVIEEEERKKLNEGLFGEVLRSTQEAIVVPPWVALAVRPRPGVWEYVRVNVHELVVEQLSVPEYLKFKEALVDGSSQDSYLLELDFEPFNASFPRPSQSSFIGKGVQFLNRHLSSRMFHDRDSMQPLVDFLRTHNYKGSNMMLNDRIRNRRDLQSVLAKAEKHLSTLPGDTPYSEFEHKFQEMGLERGWGDCAERVKELIHLLLDILQAPDPSTLEKFLGKIPMVFNVVILSPHGYFGQANVLGLPDTGGQIVYILDQVRALEAEMLLRIKQQGLDITPRILVVTRLIPDAVGNTCNQRLERISGTEHTSILRVPFRSEKGILPQWISRFDVWPYLETFAEDAAGEITAEMQGTPDLIIGNYSDGNLVATLLANKLGVTQCTIAHALEKTKYPDSDIYWKKLDEKYHFSCQFTADLIAMNFADFIITSTFQEIAGSKDTVGQYESHTAFTMPGLYRAVHGIDPFDPKFNIVSPGADMNIYFPYSEKERRLTSFHPAIEELLYNPEQNDEHIGTLDDKTKPIIFTMARLDRVKNITGLVEWYGRNERLRKLVNLVVVAGYHDVSKSSDREEIAEIEKMHGFIKKYNLKGQFRWIVSQKNRVRNGELYRYIADTHGAFIQPAFYEAFGLTVVEAMTCGLPTIATCNGGPAEIIVHGVSGFHIDPYQGDKAADLIADFFERCKVDPGHWDAISQGGLQRIYECYTWKIYSEKLMTLAGVYGFWKYVSKLERRETRRYLEMFYILKYRDLAKAVPLSQ from the exons ATGGCGACCCGATCACTGACTCGCGTCCTCAGCATGCGGGAGCGTGTTGAGGACACTCTTTCTGCTCACCGGAATGAATTGGTTTCTCTTCTGTCCAG CTTTGTGGAGCAAGGCAAGGGCATCCTGCAGCCCCATCAATTATTGGCAGAATTTGAAAGGGTAattgaagaggaagagaggaaaaagctCAATGAGGGTCTTTTTGGAGAAGTCTTGAGGTCTACACAG GAAGCCATAGTTGTGCCACCATGGGTTGCATTAGCTGTGCGTCCAAGGCCTGGAGTCTGGGAGTACGTTCGGGTTAACGTTCACGAACTTGTTGTTGAACAACTTAGTGTTCCTGAATATTTGAAGTTCAAGGAAGCGCTTGTTGATGGAAG TTCCCAGGATAGTTATCTCCTTGAGCTCGACTTTGAGCCTTTCAATGCATCATTTCCCCGCCCGAGCCAATCCTCATTCATTGGAAAAGGAGTTCAGTTCCTCAACAGGCACCTTTCCTCGAGAATGTTCCATGACAGGGATAGCATGCAGCCTTTGGTTGATTTTCTTCGAACACATAACTACAAAGGAAGC AACATGATGCTAAATGATAGGATTCGCAACCGCCGTGATCTGCAATCTGTTCTTGCCAAGGCAGAGAAGCATCTGTCAACTCTTCCTGGCGACACACCTTATTCAGAATTTGAGCACAA GTTCCAAGAAATGGGCTTGGAGAGAGGCTGGGGAGACTGTGCCGAGCGTGTTAAGGAATTGATTCATCTGCTTCTTGACATTCTACAGGCACCCGATCCTTCTACACTTGAGAAATTCCTTGGAAAAATCCCCATGGTCTTCAATGTTGTTATCCTTTCTCCTCATGGATACTTTGGTCAAGCCAATGTTCTTGGACTTCCTGACACTGGTGGCCAG ATTGTGTACATTTTGGATCAAGTGCGTGCTTTGGAAGCTGAGATGCTCCTGAGGATAAAGCAACAAGGCCTGGATATTACCCCTCGTATTCTTGTg GTCACTCGGTTAATCCCCGATGCAGTGGGCAATACCTGCAACCAACGTTTGGAGCGCATTAGTGGAACTGAACATACAAGCATTTTGCGAGTTCCCTTCAGAAGTGAAAAGGGTATCCTCCCACAATGGATATCACGTTTTGATGTGTGGCCTTACTTGGAGACATTTGCAGAG GATGCTGCCGGTGAAATTACTGCAGAGATGCAGGGAACCCCAGATTTGATCATTGGAAATTACAGTGATGGAAATCTTGTTGCTACTTTATTAGCTAACAAGTTGGGGGTTACACAG TGCACCATTGCCCATGCActtgagaaaacaaaatatcCAGATTCTGATATCTACTGGAAGAAGCTTGATGAAAAATACCATTTCTCTTGCCAATTTACAGCTGACCTTATTGCCATGAACTTCGCTGATTTTATTATTACCAGTACATTCCAGGAGATTGCTGGAAG CAAGGACACTGTTGGCCAGTATGAAAGCCACACTGCCTTCACCATGCCTGGGCTCTACCGTGCTGTTCATGGTATTGATCCATTCGACCCAAAGTTCAACATTGTCTCTCCAGGTGCAGATATGAATATCTATTTCCCATatagtgagaaagagagaagactCACTTCTTTCCACCCAGCAATTGAAGAATTGTTGTACAACCCTGAGCAGAATGATGAGCACAT AGGCACGCTGGATGATAAGACCAAACCAATTATATTCACCATGGCAAGGCTTGATCGTGTTAAAAACATCACTGGTCTAGTTGAGTGGTATGGAAGGAATGAGAGGCTGCGGAAATTGGTAAACCTTGTTGTAGTTGCTGGCTACCATGATGTCAGCAAGTCCAGTGATAGGGAGGAAATTGCTGAGATCGAGAAAATGCATGGTTTTATCAAAAAGTACAACTTAAAGGGCCAGTTCCGATGGATTGTTTCTCAGAAGAACCGGGTCCGCAACGGTGAGCTTTACCGGTACATTGCAGATACGCATGGTGCATTCATTCAG CCTGCATTTTATGAAGCCTTTGGGCTTACGGTTGTGGAAGCCATGACTTGTGGTCTGCCAACAATTGCCACCTGCAATGGAGGACCAGCTGAGATCATAGTGCATGGTGTATCTGGGTTCCATATTGATCCTTACCAAGGAGATAAGGCTGCTGACCTCATTGCAGACTTCTTTGAAAGATGTAAGGTAGATCCTGGCCACTGGGATGCAATTTCTCAGGGAGGATTGCAGCGTATCTATGAATG CTACACATGGAAGATCTACTCTGAGAAGTTGATGACACTTGCGGGTGTCTATGGATTCTGGAAATATGTCTCCAAATTGGAGAGGCGCGAGACTCGGCGCTACCTTGAGATGTTTTACATCCTCAAATACCGTGACCTT GCCAAGGCTGTACCACTTTCGCAGTGA